From a region of the Babylonia areolata isolate BAREFJ2019XMU chromosome 21, ASM4173473v1, whole genome shotgun sequence genome:
- the LOC143296260 gene encoding papilin-like isoform X1: MYHVILRTLFVLLLTYDVISDSLGDLPGSGGPSFSPPVKPSLSRQPEPSPKCMLDCPRGYVPFTCLCQPESDPFPFLFPATPCMFANCPQGQACQMKEGKAVCVVISSTRPSVDVCNLPADPGPCEALIPSFFFDKKDGTCKNFTYGGCQGNENRFASREDCENTCIADVPAVEIGGTQTAGVSKPVGTPRPTTGKQNEICSLPAQTGLCRAYIPSFFFNSTSGQCQSYVYGGCGGNQNRFPSVQACQAACGGAAPSRSGSQSAAGNSPVLSANTDCNLPKVVGLCKAYMPSFFYNTNSGQCENFVYGGCGGNTNRFETKQQCEQKCKQTGTTTSSHSSANPTPSGEAYQAVHSSTGKQNEICSLPAQTGLCMAYIPSFFFNSTSGQCQSFVYGGCGGNQNRFPSVQACQAACGGAAPSRSGSQSAAGNSPVLSANTDCNLPKVVGLCKAYMPSFFYNTNSGQCENFVYGGCGGNANRFETKQQCEQKCKQTHTITPSQGQNTTCQQPREVGRCRARIQRWYFNQQSQTCQIFYYGGCGGNDNNFNTQADCEHHCRPVQVMGSATTVSRSSVLSTNTDCNLPKVAGLCKAHMPSFFYNTNSGQCENFVYGGCGGNANRFETKQQCEQKCKQTGTTTSSHSSANPTPSGEASQAVHSSTGKQNEICSLPAQTGLCRAYIPSFFFNSTSGQCQSFVYGGCGGNQNRFPSVQACQAACGGAAPSRSGSQSAAGDSPVLSANTDCNLPKVVGLCRAHMPSFYYNTNSGQCENFVYGGCGGNANRFETKQQCEQKCKPTNTTSPNHSSSPGAALGKVLASRDGNRLSADCNLPKAAGVCRAYIPSFYYNKNTGQCERFIYGGCRGNANRFETKQQCEQRCKQTRTITPSQGQNTTCQQPRQVGRCRARIQRWYFNQRSTNCQIFYYGGCGGNDNNFKSKADCEGRCVTKRLNVCRMPKVVGPCRAAFRRYFFNAETGRCERFTYGGCRGNQNNFQTFRACSRRCRNSQN; encoded by the exons ATGTATCACGTCATTCTCAGAACTCTCTTTGTCCTTTTGCTGACCTATGACGTCATTTCTGACAGTCTTGGAGACCTCC CAGGGTCGGGAGGACCCAGTTTCAGCCCGCCTGTGAAGCCTAGCTTGTCCAGGCAGCCAGAACCCAGCCCCAAATGCATGCTGGACTGTCCCAGAGGCTACGTGCCCTTCACATGTCTGTGCCAGCCTGAGTCtgaccccttcccctttctcttccccgcCACGCCCTGCATG TTTGCCAACTGCCCGCAGGGACAAGCGTGTCAAATGAAGGAGGGGAAAGCCGTCTGTGTTGTGATTTCTAGCACCAGGCCTTCAGTGGATG TTTGCAACCTGCCCGCAGACCCTGGACCATGCGAGGCGCTCATACCTAGCTTTTTCTTTGACAAGAAAGACGGCACCTGCAAGAACTTCACCTATGGAGGTTGTCAGGGCAATGAGAACCGCTTTGCTTCAAGAGAAGACTGTGAGAACACATGTATCGCGGACGTGCCCGCTGTGGAAATAGGTGGGACACAGACAGCAGGTGTCAGCAAACCTGTTGGAACCCCCCGCCCCACTACTGGCAAGCAGAACGAAATTTGTTCTTTGCCTGCACAGACAGGACTCTGCAGGGCGTATATCCCgtccttcttcttcaactccaCAAGCGGTCAGTGTCAGAGCTATGTGTACGGGGGATGTGGAGGAAACCAGAACCGGTTCCCGTCTGTGCAAGCCTGTCAGGCAGCCTGTGGTGGTGCTGCTCCCTCAAGGTCAGGCTCCCAGTCTGCTGCAGGAAATAGTCCTGTGTTGTCCGCCAACACTGACTGTAACCTGCCCAAGGTGGTCGGACTGTGCAAAGCCTACATGCCTTCTTTCTTCTACAACACGAACTCAGGGCAGTGTGAGAACTTTGTGTATGGAGGATGTGGAGGAAACACCAACAGATTTGAGACCAAACAGCAGTGCGAGCAGAAATGCAAGCAAACAGGTACCACCACATCCAGTCATTCTTCAGCCAACCCAACTCCGTCTGGAGAAGCATATCAAGCCGTCCACTCCTCTACTGGCAAGCAGAACGAAATTTGTTCTTTGCCTGCACAGACAGGACTCTGCATGGCGTATATcccatccttcttcttcaactccaCAAGCGGTCAGTGTCAGAGCTTTGTGTACGGGGGATGTGGAGGAAACCAGAACCGGTTCCCGTCTGTGCAAGCCTGTCAGGCAGCCTGTGGTGGTGCTGCTCCCTCAAGGTCAGGCTCCCAGTCTGCTGCAGGAAATAGTCCTGTGTTGTCCGCCAACACTGACTGTAACCTGCCCAAGGTGGTCGGACTGTGCAAAGCCTACATGCCTTCTTTCTTCTACAACACGAACTCTGGGCAGTGTGAGAACTTTGTTTACGGAGGATGTGGAGGAAACGCCAACAGATTTGAGACCAAACAGCAGTGCGAGCAGAagtgcaagcagacacacaccatcacacctagTCAGGGTCAGAACACCACATGTCAGCAGCCCAGAGAGGTGGGGCGGTGCAGAGCCAGGATTCAGCGATGGTACTTCAATCAGCAGTCTCAGACCTGTCAGATCTTTTACTACGGAGGCTGTGGTGGGAACGACAACAATTTTAACACTCAGGCAGATTGCGAACATCACTGTAGGCCAGTGCAAGTCATGGGTTCAGCAACAACTGTAAGCAGGAGCTCCGTGCTTTCAACCAACACTGACTGTAACCTGCCCAAAGTGGCCGGACTGTGCAAAGCTCACATGCCTTCTTTCTTCTACAACACAAACTCCGGGCAGTGTGAGAACTTTGTGTATGGAGGATGTGGAGGAAACGCCAACAGATTTGAGACCAAACAGCAGTGCGAGCAGAAATGCAAGCAAACAGGTACCACCACATCCAGTCATTCTTCAGCCAACCCAACTCCGTCTGGAGAAGCATCTCAAGCCGTCCACTCCTCTACTGGCAAGCAGAACGAAATTTGTTCTTTGCCTGCACAGACAGGACTCTGCAGGGCGTATATCCCgtccttcttcttcaactccaCAAGCGGTCAGTGTCAGAGCTTTGTGTACGGGGGATGTGGAGGAAACCAGAACCGGTTCCCGTCTGTGCAAGCCTGTCAGGCAGCCTGTGGTGGTGCTGCTCCCTCAAGGTCAGGCTCCCAGTCTGCTGCAGGAGATAGTCCTGTGTTGTCCGCCAACACTGACTGTAACCTGCCCAAGGTGGTCGGACTTTGCAGAGCTCACATGCCTTCTTTCTACTACAACACGAACTCTGGGCAGTGTGAGAACTTCGTTTATGGAGGATGTGGAGGAAACGCCAACAGATTTGAGACCAAACAGCAGTGCGAGCAGAAGTGCAAGCCGACCAACACCACCTCACCAAACCATTCTTCATCTCCTGGAGCGGCATTGGGGAAAGTACTAGCTTCAAGAGATGGTAACAGGTTATCTGCTGACTGTAACTTGCCCAAAGCAGCAGGAGTTTGCAGAGCCTACATACCTTCCTTCTACTACAATAAGAATACGGGACAATGTGAACGGTTCATCTACGGAGGCTGTAGAGGAAACGCCAACAGATTTGAGACCAAACAGCAGTGCGAGCAGAGGTGCAAGCAGACACGCACCATCACACCTAGTCAGGGTCAGAACACCACATGTCAGCAGCCCAGACAGGTGGGGCGGTGCAGAGCCAGGATTCAGCGATGGTACTTCAATCAGCGGTCCACGAACTGTCAGATCTTTTACTACGGAGGCTGTGGTGGGAACGACAACAATTTCAAATCCAAGGCAGATTGTGAAGGACGTTGTGTCACCAAACGACTGAACGTTTGCAGAATGCCCAAGGTGGTAGGCCCATGCCGTGCTGCCTTCAGACGATATTTCTTCAATGCAGAAACTGGAAGATGCGAAAGATTCACATATGGCGGGTGTCGCGGAAATCAAAACAATTTCCAGACTTTCAGAGCCTGCAGCAGAAGATGCCGCAACAGTCAGAACTGA
- the LOC143296260 gene encoding papilin-like isoform X2, producing the protein MYHVILRTLFVLLLTYDVISDSLGDLRSGGPSFSPPVKPSLSRQPEPSPKCMLDCPRGYVPFTCLCQPESDPFPFLFPATPCMFANCPQGQACQMKEGKAVCVVISSTRPSVDVCNLPADPGPCEALIPSFFFDKKDGTCKNFTYGGCQGNENRFASREDCENTCIADVPAVEIGGTQTAGVSKPVGTPRPTTGKQNEICSLPAQTGLCRAYIPSFFFNSTSGQCQSYVYGGCGGNQNRFPSVQACQAACGGAAPSRSGSQSAAGNSPVLSANTDCNLPKVVGLCKAYMPSFFYNTNSGQCENFVYGGCGGNTNRFETKQQCEQKCKQTGTTTSSHSSANPTPSGEAYQAVHSSTGKQNEICSLPAQTGLCMAYIPSFFFNSTSGQCQSFVYGGCGGNQNRFPSVQACQAACGGAAPSRSGSQSAAGNSPVLSANTDCNLPKVVGLCKAYMPSFFYNTNSGQCENFVYGGCGGNANRFETKQQCEQKCKQTHTITPSQGQNTTCQQPREVGRCRARIQRWYFNQQSQTCQIFYYGGCGGNDNNFNTQADCEHHCRPVQVMGSATTVSRSSVLSTNTDCNLPKVAGLCKAHMPSFFYNTNSGQCENFVYGGCGGNANRFETKQQCEQKCKQTGTTTSSHSSANPTPSGEASQAVHSSTGKQNEICSLPAQTGLCRAYIPSFFFNSTSGQCQSFVYGGCGGNQNRFPSVQACQAACGGAAPSRSGSQSAAGDSPVLSANTDCNLPKVVGLCRAHMPSFYYNTNSGQCENFVYGGCGGNANRFETKQQCEQKCKPTNTTSPNHSSSPGAALGKVLASRDGNRLSADCNLPKAAGVCRAYIPSFYYNKNTGQCERFIYGGCRGNANRFETKQQCEQRCKQTRTITPSQGQNTTCQQPRQVGRCRARIQRWYFNQRSTNCQIFYYGGCGGNDNNFKSKADCEGRCVTKRLNVCRMPKVVGPCRAAFRRYFFNAETGRCERFTYGGCRGNQNNFQTFRACSRRCRNSQN; encoded by the exons ATGTATCACGTCATTCTCAGAACTCTCTTTGTCCTTTTGCTGACCTATGACGTCATTTCTGACAGTCTTGGAGACCTCC GGTCGGGAGGACCCAGTTTCAGCCCGCCTGTGAAGCCTAGCTTGTCCAGGCAGCCAGAACCCAGCCCCAAATGCATGCTGGACTGTCCCAGAGGCTACGTGCCCTTCACATGTCTGTGCCAGCCTGAGTCtgaccccttcccctttctcttccccgcCACGCCCTGCATG TTTGCCAACTGCCCGCAGGGACAAGCGTGTCAAATGAAGGAGGGGAAAGCCGTCTGTGTTGTGATTTCTAGCACCAGGCCTTCAGTGGATG TTTGCAACCTGCCCGCAGACCCTGGACCATGCGAGGCGCTCATACCTAGCTTTTTCTTTGACAAGAAAGACGGCACCTGCAAGAACTTCACCTATGGAGGTTGTCAGGGCAATGAGAACCGCTTTGCTTCAAGAGAAGACTGTGAGAACACATGTATCGCGGACGTGCCCGCTGTGGAAATAGGTGGGACACAGACAGCAGGTGTCAGCAAACCTGTTGGAACCCCCCGCCCCACTACTGGCAAGCAGAACGAAATTTGTTCTTTGCCTGCACAGACAGGACTCTGCAGGGCGTATATCCCgtccttcttcttcaactccaCAAGCGGTCAGTGTCAGAGCTATGTGTACGGGGGATGTGGAGGAAACCAGAACCGGTTCCCGTCTGTGCAAGCCTGTCAGGCAGCCTGTGGTGGTGCTGCTCCCTCAAGGTCAGGCTCCCAGTCTGCTGCAGGAAATAGTCCTGTGTTGTCCGCCAACACTGACTGTAACCTGCCCAAGGTGGTCGGACTGTGCAAAGCCTACATGCCTTCTTTCTTCTACAACACGAACTCAGGGCAGTGTGAGAACTTTGTGTATGGAGGATGTGGAGGAAACACCAACAGATTTGAGACCAAACAGCAGTGCGAGCAGAAATGCAAGCAAACAGGTACCACCACATCCAGTCATTCTTCAGCCAACCCAACTCCGTCTGGAGAAGCATATCAAGCCGTCCACTCCTCTACTGGCAAGCAGAACGAAATTTGTTCTTTGCCTGCACAGACAGGACTCTGCATGGCGTATATcccatccttcttcttcaactccaCAAGCGGTCAGTGTCAGAGCTTTGTGTACGGGGGATGTGGAGGAAACCAGAACCGGTTCCCGTCTGTGCAAGCCTGTCAGGCAGCCTGTGGTGGTGCTGCTCCCTCAAGGTCAGGCTCCCAGTCTGCTGCAGGAAATAGTCCTGTGTTGTCCGCCAACACTGACTGTAACCTGCCCAAGGTGGTCGGACTGTGCAAAGCCTACATGCCTTCTTTCTTCTACAACACGAACTCTGGGCAGTGTGAGAACTTTGTTTACGGAGGATGTGGAGGAAACGCCAACAGATTTGAGACCAAACAGCAGTGCGAGCAGAagtgcaagcagacacacaccatcacacctagTCAGGGTCAGAACACCACATGTCAGCAGCCCAGAGAGGTGGGGCGGTGCAGAGCCAGGATTCAGCGATGGTACTTCAATCAGCAGTCTCAGACCTGTCAGATCTTTTACTACGGAGGCTGTGGTGGGAACGACAACAATTTTAACACTCAGGCAGATTGCGAACATCACTGTAGGCCAGTGCAAGTCATGGGTTCAGCAACAACTGTAAGCAGGAGCTCCGTGCTTTCAACCAACACTGACTGTAACCTGCCCAAAGTGGCCGGACTGTGCAAAGCTCACATGCCTTCTTTCTTCTACAACACAAACTCCGGGCAGTGTGAGAACTTTGTGTATGGAGGATGTGGAGGAAACGCCAACAGATTTGAGACCAAACAGCAGTGCGAGCAGAAATGCAAGCAAACAGGTACCACCACATCCAGTCATTCTTCAGCCAACCCAACTCCGTCTGGAGAAGCATCTCAAGCCGTCCACTCCTCTACTGGCAAGCAGAACGAAATTTGTTCTTTGCCTGCACAGACAGGACTCTGCAGGGCGTATATCCCgtccttcttcttcaactccaCAAGCGGTCAGTGTCAGAGCTTTGTGTACGGGGGATGTGGAGGAAACCAGAACCGGTTCCCGTCTGTGCAAGCCTGTCAGGCAGCCTGTGGTGGTGCTGCTCCCTCAAGGTCAGGCTCCCAGTCTGCTGCAGGAGATAGTCCTGTGTTGTCCGCCAACACTGACTGTAACCTGCCCAAGGTGGTCGGACTTTGCAGAGCTCACATGCCTTCTTTCTACTACAACACGAACTCTGGGCAGTGTGAGAACTTCGTTTATGGAGGATGTGGAGGAAACGCCAACAGATTTGAGACCAAACAGCAGTGCGAGCAGAAGTGCAAGCCGACCAACACCACCTCACCAAACCATTCTTCATCTCCTGGAGCGGCATTGGGGAAAGTACTAGCTTCAAGAGATGGTAACAGGTTATCTGCTGACTGTAACTTGCCCAAAGCAGCAGGAGTTTGCAGAGCCTACATACCTTCCTTCTACTACAATAAGAATACGGGACAATGTGAACGGTTCATCTACGGAGGCTGTAGAGGAAACGCCAACAGATTTGAGACCAAACAGCAGTGCGAGCAGAGGTGCAAGCAGACACGCACCATCACACCTAGTCAGGGTCAGAACACCACATGTCAGCAGCCCAGACAGGTGGGGCGGTGCAGAGCCAGGATTCAGCGATGGTACTTCAATCAGCGGTCCACGAACTGTCAGATCTTTTACTACGGAGGCTGTGGTGGGAACGACAACAATTTCAAATCCAAGGCAGATTGTGAAGGACGTTGTGTCACCAAACGACTGAACGTTTGCAGAATGCCCAAGGTGGTAGGCCCATGCCGTGCTGCCTTCAGACGATATTTCTTCAATGCAGAAACTGGAAGATGCGAAAGATTCACATATGGCGGGTGTCGCGGAAATCAAAACAATTTCCAGACTTTCAGAGCCTGCAGCAGAAGATGCCGCAACAGTCAGAACTGA